Below is a window of Cytophagia bacterium CHB2 DNA.
ATAATCGAGCCAATCGGCACGATCACCGACAAATCGAAGGCGGCTTTGAATATTTGCGCCACGCCAATACCGAAAAAAATGCCAATCACGCCGCCGATCTCGCACAGCACGATGGCTTCGATCAAAAATTGCACGAGAATCTCCCGGCGTTTGGCGCCAAGCGCCTTGCGAATGCCGATCTCGCGCGTGCGTTCCGTCACCGAAACCAGCATGATGTTCATG
It encodes the following:
- a CDS encoding FtsX-like permease family protein, yielding MNIMLVSVTERTREIGIRKALGAKRREILVQFLIEAIVLCEIGGVIGIFFGIGVAQIFKAAFDLSVIVPIGSIILALVFCSLVGLFFGIYPAAKASRLDPIEALRYE